The genomic DNA TTTCTGGAAGGGAGCCTAGAGGAGGCGCTTCCCCTCGGCCCCTTTGACCTCTTGGTGGCCAACCTCTTCGCCGAGCTTCACCAGGCCTTTGCCCCCCGCTATGGGGAGGCCTTGGCCCCCGGGGGGAGGCTTCTCCTCACGGGCATCCTTAAGGAGAAGGCCCCCTTGGTGCGGGAGGCCCTCCGGGATGCGGGGTTTTTCCCCCTGGAGGAGGCGGAGGAGGGGGAGTGGGTCCTCCTCGCCTATAGGAGGTAGCCCGTGCGTCCCCACCGCGCCTATAGCCCTGGCCTCAGCGGCGTCCTCTCCCACCGGGAAAGCCGCCACCTTTTGCAGGTGCTAAGGGCCCAGGTGGGGGACCGTTTTACCGTGTTTGATGCGGAGCGGGAGGCCTTGGCCGAGGTGGTGGACCTGGGCCCCCCGGTGCGCTACCGCATCCTGGAGGAGCGCCGCCCGGAGCGGGAGGTGGGGGTGGAGGTGGTCCTCTATATGGCCCTCCTCAAGGGGGACAAGCTGGCCGAGGTGGTGCGCATGGCCACGGAGCTCGGCGCCACCCGCATCCAACCCCTCATCACCCGGCACAGCGTGCCCAAGGAGATGGGGGAGGGGAAGCTTAGGCGCCTGCAGGCCATCGCCCTCGAGGCGGCCAAGCAGTCAGGAAGGCTAAGGGTGCCCGAGGTCCTTCCCCCCATACCCCTGAAGGCGGTGCCGGAGGTGACCCAAGGCCTCGTGGCCCACGTGGGGGCAAGCCGCTTGGTGCGGGAGGCCCTGGACCCGGAAAAGCCCCTGGCCCTGGCCGTGGGGCCGGAAGGAGGCTTCGCCGAGGAGGAGGTGGAGCTCTTGGAGGCGCGGGGCTTCACCCCGGTGACCTTGGGGCGGAGGATCCTCCGGGCGGAAACCGCCGCCCTCGCCCTCCTCGCCCTTTGCACTGCGGGGGAGGGAAGGTGAGGGGCCTTCTTCTCCTTCTTCTTTTCCTTTCCGCCTGCCGCTACACCTTTCTCCCCCTGGACCCGGGCAAGCCCCCTTCGCCCGAGCGGCCCTTCGTGGTGGCCAGGCTCGTCCCTGCGGGGAGTGAGGCGAGGCTTTCCCTAAAGGTGGAAAGGCTTCCCCGCCCCGGCTACCTCCACCTCAAGTGGTACCGGGAGGAGCGTCTAATCTTGGAGCGGGCGCTTTTCCTGGAGGGGCCTGGGGAGTACCAGGCCCGCTTGCCCCTTCAGGAGGGGTACCACCGCCTGGTGGGGGTTTTCGAGGGGGCGGCGCTCTTCCAGCTGGACCTGGGCGCCCCGCACCTACCGGACCCCGATGAGGTAGAGGACCAGGGGAACCGTTAGGAAGGCGAAGAAGGTGGAAACCACCACGCTCCGGGCCACCCGTGGGGCGTCCCCGCCGAACTCCCGCGTGAGGAGAAAGGCGTTCACCGCCACAGGGGTGGCGGACTGAAGGACCAGGACCTGGTGCTCCAGCCGGGGAAGCCCTAAGGCGAGCCCCACCCCGTAGGCCAGGAGGGGGGCGAGGAGGAGCCTTAGGGCGCTGGCGGTGGCCTCGAAGGCGCCCACCTGGAAGCGGGTCTGGCCCATCTGCATCCCCAGGGTGAGGAGGAGGACGGGGATGGCCGCCTGGCCCATGAGCCGCACCCCCTCGTCCAGGCGGAAGGGGAGGGTGAGGCCCAGGGCCTTGAGGAGGAGGCCCAAAAGGAGGGCGTAGAAGAGGGGAAGGCTTAAGGTGAGGCGAAGCCCATCCCGAAGCCCCCCGCCCCGGATAAAGGCGGGGCCGAGCCCGAACATGACCACGCTGGAGAGGATGAAGTAGACCACGGCCCGCCTGAGGCCCTCCTCCCCCAGGGCGAAGTAGGTGAGGGAAAGGCCCATGTTGCCCGAGTTGGGGAAGAGGCTACAGACCAAGAGGCCCTTGGTGGCCTGGGGAGAAAGCCCAAGAAGCCTTCCCGTTCCTTGGATGGTGAGGAACAGGAGGGCGTAGGTGAGGGCGAAGCCCAGGGTGAGCCCCCAAAGCCCTTCCCGGGTGTACTCCGCCCGGTACATGGCGTCGAAGATGAGGGCGGGGACCAGAAGGTAAAGGGTGAGGCGGCTTAGGGTGGTGAGGTCCATGGGCACGCGCCGCCCCAGGAGGTAGCCGGCGAGGACCACCAGGGCCACGGGAACCACCGTGTTGAGGAGGGCCTGCATGTGGGGCATTCTAGGGCTATGCCGAGCTACTTGGAACTGGCGGAGGCCATCCGGCGGGTGCTCCTGGAGGGGGCGGTGGCGCCCAAGCGGCAGGTCCTGCCCTTGCCCACGGGGCAGTTTCTGGTGATGCCAGCGGCGGATGGGGAGGTGGCGGTGTGCAAGCTGGTGGTGGTGGAGCCGGGCAAGACCCCCATGGTGCAGGCGGAGGTGTGGGTGAGGCGCCTCGCCACGGGGGAGGTCCTCCACCTTCCCGGGGAGGAGCTCACGCAAAGGCGCACCGCCGCCCTTTCCCTCCTCGCCGCCACCCTCCTTGCCCCGAGGCGGGAAGGGGCTTTGTTGGTGGTGGGGCCCGGGGCCGTGGGCGTGGCCCACCTCGAGGCCTTCGCCGAGGCCTTTCCCCTCACCCGGGTCCTGGTGCGGGGGAGGGGGCGGGAACGGGTCTTGGCCTTCTTGGAGCGGGCCAGAGCGCTGGGGTTGGCCGCCGAGGCGTGGACCGGGGACGAGGTCCCGGAGGACGTGGCCTTCCTGGTCACCGCCACCCCAAGCCCCACCCCTGTCCTGCCCCCCCGGGTGCCGGAGGGGGTCTTCTTGGCGGCGGTGGGGAGCTTCCGCCCGGAGATGCGGGAGGTGCCCGAGGCCCTGGTGGCCCAGGCCGCCCTCTACGCGGACACGGAGGATGCCCTCATGGAGGCGGGGGAGCTTCAGGGGCTCGCCCGCCCCGTCATCCCCTTGCGGGAGGCCCTCTTGGGCCGGCGGGGGGAAGGGCGGTTCGTCCTCTTCAAGAGCGTGGGGCACGCCCTCTTCGACCTGGCGGCGGCCAGGGCCTACCTCGGTCTATAACCGGACCACGATCTTCCCCGTGTGGCCCCGGTCCAAGAGGGCCTGGAAGGCGGCCTCCGCCTGGGCAAAGGGGAAGACCTGCCCCACCACGGGCCTAAGCGCTTTGCCCAGGCGGGGGAGGAGGAAGCCTAGCGCCTCGTCCACCAGGGGCCTTTCCCCCAGGAGGGGGGCGAGCCAAAAGCCCATCACGGTGAGGTTCTTGCGCATGAGCTTGAGGGGAGGGATGGGGGCCACCTCCCCCTCCGCCGCCCCGATGTAGACCAGGCGCCCCATGGGCTTGAGGAGGTTGAGGCTTTCCTCTACCGCCTTGCCCCGCACCTCCAGGAGGAGGTCCACCCCGCCTAGGGCCTTCACCCGTTCGGGCAGCTCCTCGTAGAAAGCGGTGAGGTCCGCCCCGAGGCGCTTGGGGAGGGCGAGCTTTTCCGGCCTCGAGGCTGCCGCCACCACCTTAAGCCCCAGGGCCTTCGCCACCTGCACCGCCGCCGTGCCCAAGGCTCCCGCCGCCGCCTGCACCAAGACGCTTTCCCCCGGCCTGGCCCCCGCCCGCCTTAGGGCCAGGTAGGAGGTGAGGAAGGAAACGGGGTAGGCCGCAGCCTCCTCTGGGCTAAGCCCTTCCGGCACCGGAAGGAGGGCCGTTTCCGGCACCTTCACCTTCTCCGCAAGCCCCCCTTGGCCCACGAGGGCGGCGTAGCGGCGATCGCCCACCCGCCCCACCACCTCCATTCCCGGGATGAAGGGCGGGTGGAACCGGGTGAGGTAGGCCCCAAGCCGCACCAGGTGGTCGGCGAAGTTGAGGCCCACCGCCTCCACCTGGAGGACCACCTCCCTTGGCCCCGGCGTGGGGTCCTCCACCTCTTTGCGCGCCAAGGGGGCGCCGAGCTTCTCCTGCACCCAGGCTTGCATGGGGATAGTCTAGCGGGATTTGGTATCTTGGCCCCATGACGGAGAAGAACCTTGCCCGCTTTTACCAGATCGCCCAAGAGATCTGGAGCCAGCTGCCCCCTTCCGCCCGCTTCCGGCCGCTAGAGGATGGAAAGGTCTTGGCCCGGTATGCTCCTCTGATGGAAGGCTGGACCGAGGACCTGGTGCAGGGCTTTTACGATACCCTCTTCGGCCATCCTGCCACCCGAAAGGTGTTCCGCGAAGGGGAGAGGCCAGCCCGGGAGAAAACCCTTAGAGACTGGTACCTCCGTACCCTGCGGGGTCCTTTCAACGGGCAGTACTTCGCTTGGCAGGCCCTGGTGGGGCTCGTGCACGTGCGCCGCGGCGTGACCAACGCCATGATGGCAGCCATGTGGAACTGGCTCGTGGAGGAGGTGGGCCGAAGGGCCAGGGGGCACCTCTCCTTGGAGGAGGCCCGGGCCCTGGAGGATGCTTGGCGCCGTTTGGCCTTCACCGTCATGGCCCTCATCGCCGAGGAATACCTGGAGGCCTACCTCGAGGCCCTGGCCCTGGCTAAAGGAGAAAATCCCCGGGCCTTTTTGCAGCAGGCCCAGGAGATGGCGGCAACGCTTCTGGAAGGTCTCAAGCCGGCCTAGCCCTTCACCGACCCCGCCAGAAGCCCCCGCAGGAAGTAGCGGCCTAGGAAGATGTAGACCAACAGCGTGGGCAAGGCGGCCAGGATGGCCCCCGCCATGGGCAGGTTCCACTTCACCGCCTCCCCCCCGGCGAGCTGCGCCAGGGCCACGGTGATGGGCTGGCTTTCTGGCCGGGTCAAGGTCACGGCGAAGAGGAACTCGTTCCAGATCTGCGTGAACTGCCAGATGGCCACCACCACGAAGGCGGGGGCGGAGAGGGGCAGAATGACGTGGCGGAAAACCCCGAAGAAGCCGGCCCCGTCAATGCGGGCTGCCTCCACCAGCTCGTCGGGGATTTCGCTGTAGTAGTTCTTGAAAATTAGGGTGACGATGGGGATGCCGTAGATCACGTGCACCAGGATGAGGCCAAGGAGCGTCCCGTACAGCCCGATGGCCTTCACGAACTGGAAGAGGGGGATCAGGATGCTTTGGTAGGGGATGAACATCCCGAAAAGCAAGAGGGCGAAGAGGAGGTTGGACCCAGGGAAGGGCCACTTGGCCAGCACGTAGCCGTTTAAGGCCCCCACCAGGGCGGAAAGCAGGGTGGCGGAGATGGCCAAGACCAAGGAGTTTTGAAACTTGGGCCGGAAGGCCTCCCAGGCGATGCGGAAGCTTTCCCAGTAGACGGGGTCGGGCCAGTGCCAAACGGTGTCCAGGGTAATCTTGGCGGGTTCCTTCAAGGCGGTGAGGACCACCAGGTAGACGGGAAGGAGGAAAAAGCCCGCCATGAGGAGGAGGAAGGCGTAGAGGATGACCCGGCCCATCAGCGCCGCACCTCCTTCCGAAGCTGGCTGGCCAGGTAGGGCACCACCACCACCGCCACCAGGAGGAGGAGCAGGATGCCGATGGCCGCACCCTTGGCGAACTGGTTGCCGCGGAAGGCCAGAAGGTACATGTAGATGGCGGGCACGTCCGTGGGGGCGTAGTCCAGGCCGGCCATGGCGAAGATGAGGTCAAAGATCTTTAAGGCGATGTGCCCCAACACGATCATGGCGGAAAGGGTGATGGGGGCAAGGAGGGGCAGAATCACGTGGCGGTAGGTCTGCCAGGGGGTAGCCCCATCCACCTTGGCGGCCTCGAGGACCTCCACGGGTATTCCCCTAAGCCCCGCCAGGTACAGGGCCATGGTGTACCCCGACATCTGCCACATGGCCGCCAGGATCACCCCCACCAAGGCCAAACTGAAGCCATGGGGCTCGGGGTAGGGAAGGAGGTGCGCGCTCCGTCCCAAGGTGAAGGCCCAAAGGAGGAGCAACCCGCCGGAAAGGAGGGCATAAAGGCGCCGTTTCCCTTCCCCTTCCCGGTGGGCCCGGTAGGCCACGTAGAGGAGCACAAGCCCCACCACCAAGGCGGTGTAGAAGGGAAGCTGGTTCCAGTCAAAGACCAGGACCTGTTCCCTGGTGGTGAGCCAGGGGAAGGACCAAGGGGGTAGGCCCAACAGCGTGGGCAGGACGTTCACCCCGCCTTGGGGCTGGAGAAGCCAGCGCCAGATGGTCCCCGTGACCACGAAGGAAAGGGCCATGGGGAAGAGGAAGACGGTGCGGAAGAAGCCTTCCCCCCTTGGGCTTTGGTCCAAGGCCACCGCCAGGAGAAGGCCCAGGCCTAGGCTTCCCGCCATGAAGAAGAGGGTAAAGAAGATGAGGTTCACCACGCTCTGGCGGAAGCGCACGTCCACGAAGCCCGTGAAGAGCTCGCGGTAGTTGGAGAGGCCCACGAAGTGGAGGGTGGGCTTCTCGGCCAGGGCTTGGGCGGGGTTCTTGCCCCAGTCGCTGAGGGAAACGTAGAGGTTTTGCCCGATGAAGCCGTAGACGAAGATGCCCACCGCCACCAAGGAGGGGAGGAGGACCAAGAAAGCCGTGATGCGGTCGCGCATGTGTCCTCGGGGAAAACCCCGTGGGGGACGTAGCCCCCACGGGGAGAAGGGCGCTTAGCGGCCCAGGCCTACCTGGTCGGCGATGGCCTGGGCGGCGTTGGCCGCCGCCTGCGGGCTCTTGGTCTGGAGGAAGATCTCCATCACCGTGCCGAACTGGCTCATGAAGCTTTCCGGCGCCACGGCCCCGTGGACCAAGGAGCCCACGATGCGGTTGGACTTCCAGTCCCGCATGGCCGCCTGGCCGTAGGCGTTGTACTTGGCCGGGTCGGAGTCCAAGCGGGCGGCGATGGAGCCCTTAAGGGGGTTGAAGGTGTCCTGCCCTTCCTTAGACCCCACCAGCCGGAGCCAGTTGAGGGCGTTCTGGCGGTTCTTGGCTCCCTTGGGCAGGCCGAAGGAGTCGGAGAGCATCATGAAGACCCCTTGGGTGCCCGGGGAAGGGGCCCAAGCAAAGTCGGTGCCGGGCTTAAGCTTCAAGGTGGTGGCCATGTACCCTGCGGCCCAGTCCCCCATGATGTTGAAGGCGGCCTGGCCTTGCACCACCCGGTCCACCGCTTGCTGCCAGGAAAGCCCAGCGGCGTCCTTGTTGGCGCAGTCCAGCACCTTGCCGAAGGTTTCCCAGACCGCCACCGCCTTGGGGTCGGTGAACTTCAGCTTGCCGTTCCAAAGGTTGTTCCAGCCGTCAGCCCCCAGCATGGCCAGGGCCACGCTTTCCCAAAGGTGCTGTTGCGTCCAGTTTTCCCCCAGGGCCAAGGGGGCCTGGAGGCCCTTCCGCTTCAGGGTCTCGCAGGTGGCGAGGAACTCGGCCCAGGTCCTGGGCGGGTTCACCCCCCATTCCCGCAGCTTGGCCGGGATATACCACATGACGTTGGAGCGGTGGATGTTCACCGGGACGCTCCAGATGCCCCCCTTGTAGGAGATGAGGTCAATGAGCCCCTTGGGGAAGGCCTGGAGCCAGCCCTCCTGGCGGAAGAGGGGGGTGAGGTCCTCCATGCGGTTGGCCACCACCCAGGTACCGATGAGCTCCATGCCGGCGTGGACCTGGAAGGTGTCGGGGGGGTCGCCGCCGAGCATCCGGGTCTTGAGCACCGCCTTGGCGTTAACCCCAGCTCCTCCGGTCACCGTGGCGTTGATGACCTCCACGCCGGGATACTTCTGCTTGTAGAGCCGGATGAGGGCCTCGAGGGCCGGCCCCTCGTCCCCCGCCCACCAGGAAAAGATCTCTAGCTTGCCCGTCTGGGCCAGGGCGCTAAGCCCCAAGGCCATGCCGAGTACCCAAAGCCACTTCCTCATACCTACCTCCATTGCGACGTGGGCTTTCCGCCCACAGGCCGCCCAACTCAAAGAAGCGCGCCAAAAAGAGGCTCGCCCCGCCCACCGCCGCCGCCAGGTGCCCGTAGGAAGAGGGTTGCACGGAAAGCGTGCGGTGGGTTTCCAAAAAGGCGTGCGCCGCCAGGGCGCGGCGCAAGGGGGCTTCCAAGAAGGGAAAGAGCTCCGCCGCCTTGCCCCCCACCACTACCCGGGCGGGGTCGTAGGCCACGGCCAGGTTGGCCACAAACCGGCCCAAGGCGTCCCCTAGGTGGGCCAAGGCGGTCCGGGCCAGGGGGTGGCCCGCCTGGGCCTGGGCCAAGAGGGCCTCGAGGTCCTCCGCTTCCCCTCCCAAGGCCCGGTGGTGCCGCAGCAAGGCTCCCAGGCCGAGCTCGGTTTCCAAGCACCCCTTGCGCCCACAGGCGCAAGGGGCTTCCCCAAAGCCGAGCCAGTGGCCCACCTCCCCCGCCGCACCACTCGCTCCCCGGAGGAGGCGGCCTTCCGCCACCACGCCCACGCCCAGGCCGGTGCTGAGGACCAGGTAGGCCAGGTTTTCCTCCCCGTGGAAGAAGACCTCGGAAAGGGCGGAGGCCTTGGCGTCGTTTTCCGCCAAGGTGGGTAGGGGGAAGGAGGCCAGAAAGGGGCTCAAATCCAGGTTGCGCCAGGCCAGGTTGGGGGCGTAAAGGAGCTGGGTTCCCACCACCACGCCGGGCAGGGTGAAGCCGAGGCCCAAGGCCCCTTGGGCCTCAGGCAGGCTTTCCTGCAGAAGCCGGGCGAAGCGCTCCTCCGGCCCCGCCTCCTTGGCGTGGGCCCACTCCTTGGCCCAAAGCACCTCACCCCGCCAGTCCAGGGCCAGGAGGACGGTACCTTCCACCCCGATTTCCGCTCCCAGGGCGAAGCGGGCCCCTGGCCGCAGGTGCAACAGGGTTCCCGGCCGCCCCAAGGGCGGGGAGGTGGAGGCCCCTTCCTCCAGGAGGCCTTCGTGCAAGAGCTCGTCCACCAGGCGGCTCACGGCGCTTTTGGCCAGGCCCGTGAGCCGGGAGAGGTCGGCGCGGGTGAGGGGACCCCGCCGCAGGTGGCCCAAGATGGCCCGGCGGTTCAGCCTGCGGATTTCCTGTGTGTCCCCTTTGCGCACCCGTGCCCCCCTTTAGTTCGTTCTCGGGACTAAGTAAACCACCGCCCCCGCCTTCCGTCAAGCCCTTGTCAGGTTCGCCCTCCAGGGCTTAGCCTTGAAGCCAAGGCCCGCTAGGGCCTCAAAGCCAGGTCCGTTGCCCTGGTGCCTGGGTGCGTAGCCCAGGCTTAAAGTGGGGAAGTCCGGTGCAAGTCCGGCGCTGTCCCGCAACGGTAACCGGCCAAGCCATGGGCCTTTCCTCGCAGGCCGGAAGCCCGAATACCTGCCAGGGCCGCCCGCCTTACCCCGTGGCGGGCACCTCACGCGGATGGGGGAGCGCTGGGGGCTTCTCAAGCGTTTTGGTGCCCCTGCCGCTCTTTCGGCAGGGGCGTTGCCCTACCTCCCCCGGGCCCGGTGCGCCTGGCCCTAGCGGCCTTAGGGAGGTGGGCATGAGGAAAATCTGGGCGTTTTTGTCGGTTCTCTTGGCCTTAGCCTTTGCCTTTCCCCTCACCCTCACGGACGACCTGGGCCGCTCGGTGACCCTGAAGGCCCCCCCTAAGCGCGTGGTCTCCATGCTGCCTTCGGTTACGGAGACGGTGTGCGCCCTGGGGGCCTGCGACCGCCTGGTGGCCACGGACGACTACTCGGATTGGCCGGAGAGCGTGAAGCGCCTGCCCAAGGCGGGGGGGCTTTACAACCCTAACCCCGAGCTGATCGTCTCCTTGAAGCCGGACTTGGTCTTGGTTTCCCGCTACGGCAAGCTTTACGAAACCCTGGAGCGGGCAGGGCTTACCGTGTTCGTGGTGCGCACGGAAACCTACGAGGACATCTTCAAAACCGTACGCACCCTGGCGCAGCTTCTGGGGCTTGGGTCGCAGGGGGAAAGGCTGGTGGCCCAGATCCAGAAGGAGGTTTACCAGGAGGAGGCCCGGGCCGCCAAGGCCAAGGCCAGGCCCCGGGTCTACTACGAGATTGACCCCACCCCTTACACCGTGGGGCCGGAAAGCTTTATCGGGGTCCTCATCCAGAAGGCCCGGGGGGTGAATATCGTTCCCAAGGAGCTTGGGCTTTTCCCCAAGATCGCCCCCGAGTTCGTGGTGGAGAAGAACCCCGAGGTCATCGTGGCCACCTACCCGAACGCCCGGGAAACCATACAGAGCCGACCGGGTTGGAGCCGGGTGAGGGCGGTGCAGGCGGGGAGGATCTGCGTGTATACGGGGGGGGAGGACAACCTTCTTTCCCGCCCCGGCCCCCGGGTGGCCCAAGGGCTTAGGCTCCTGGTGGACTGCTTCCACGGGCGCTAGGCCATGACCTTGTCCTTGCCCCTTGCCCTCAGGCGGAGCCTCGTCTTCGCCTGGCTCTTGGCCCTCTTGGCCTTGGCCTTGGTTTTGGGGCTCGCCTTGGGGGCGGTGGCGGTGCCTTTCGGGGAGGTGGTGCGGGCCCTGTTGGGCCTCGAGGAGAACCCCATCATCACCGAGCTACGCCTGCCCAGGGTTCTCGGGGGCATGCTGGTGGGGGCGGCCTTGGGGGTGGCGGGGGCTTCCTTCCAGGGCCTGTTCCGCAACCCCTTGGCCGATCCCTATCTCATGGGGGCGGCCTCGGGGGCGGCCTTTGGCGTGACCCTGTTGGCGGTCCTTATGGGCGGGCTTTCCCCCGCCTTCGCCCAGCATGCGGTCTTCCAGGGCCTTCCCCTTTCCGCCACCCTCTTCGGCTTCCTGGGGGCCCTTTTCGCCACCCTCCTCACCCTGGTCTTGGCCGGAGGGGTGGCGCGGACGGGGGAGCTGGTCTTGGCGGGGGTGGTGGTGGGCAGCGTCCTCACGGGGCTCACCACCTACCTGATGCTCCAGGACGCCGATCGGGTTCGGGCGGTGTTCGCCTACACCCTGGGGAACCTGGCCTTTTTGGGCTGGCCGGGGGTGAGGGCCTTGGCCTTCTTCCTCCTCCTCGCCTTACCGCCCCTTTTCCTCCTGGGCCGGGTCCTTAACGCCCTGCAGCTTGGGGAGGAGGTGGCGCGAAGCCTGGGCCTTCCCCTCAATGCGCTAAAGCTCCTCCTTTTGGCCGCGGCCAGCCTCCTCACCGCCGCCAGCGTGGCCCAGGCGGGGATCATCGGCTTCGTGGG from Thermus sp. LT1-2-5 includes the following:
- a CDS encoding ROK family transcriptional regulator, translated to MRKGDTQEIRRLNRRAILGHLRRGPLTRADLSRLTGLAKSAVSRLVDELLHEGLLEEGASTSPPLGRPGTLLHLRPGARFALGAEIGVEGTVLLALDWRGEVLWAKEWAHAKEAGPEERFARLLQESLPEAQGALGLGFTLPGVVVGTQLLYAPNLAWRNLDLSPFLASFPLPTLAENDAKASALSEVFFHGEENLAYLVLSTGLGVGVVAEGRLLRGASGAAGEVGHWLGFGEAPCACGRKGCLETELGLGALLRHHRALGGEAEDLEALLAQAQAGHPLARTALAHLGDALGRFVANLAVAYDPARVVVGGKAAELFPFLEAPLRRALAAHAFLETHRTLSVQPSSYGHLAAAVGGASLFLARFFELGGLWAESPRRNGGRYEEVALGTRHGLGA
- a CDS encoding iron ABC transporter permease, which gives rise to MTLSLPLALRRSLVFAWLLALLALALVLGLALGAVAVPFGEVVRALLGLEENPIITELRLPRVLGGMLVGAALGVAGASFQGLFRNPLADPYLMGAASGAAFGVTLLAVLMGGLSPAFAQHAVFQGLPLSATLFGFLGALFATLLTLVLAGGVARTGELVLAGVVVGSVLTGLTTYLMLQDADRVRAVFAYTLGNLAFLGWPGVRALAFFLLLALPPLFLLGRVLNALQLGEEVARSLGLPLNALKLLLLAAASLLTAASVAQAGIIGFVGLVTPHALRRLLGEDYRLLLPASALGGAVLLALADLLARTLTRPAELPVGVVTTLLGGPFFLYLLWRRRGRA
- a CDS encoding sugar ABC transporter permease, with amino-acid sequence MRDRITAFLVLLPSLVAVGIFVYGFIGQNLYVSLSDWGKNPAQALAEKPTLHFVGLSNYRELFTGFVDVRFRQSVVNLIFFTLFFMAGSLGLGLLLAVALDQSPRGEGFFRTVFLFPMALSFVVTGTIWRWLLQPQGGVNVLPTLLGLPPWSFPWLTTREQVLVFDWNQLPFYTALVVGLVLLYVAYRAHREGEGKRRLYALLSGGLLLLWAFTLGRSAHLLPYPEPHGFSLALVGVILAAMWQMSGYTMALYLAGLRGIPVEVLEAAKVDGATPWQTYRHVILPLLAPITLSAMIVLGHIALKIFDLIFAMAGLDYAPTDVPAIYMYLLAFRGNQFAKGAAIGILLLLLVAVVVVPYLASQLRKEVRR
- a CDS encoding protoglobin domain-containing protein; translation: MTEKNLARFYQIAQEIWSQLPPSARFRPLEDGKVLARYAPLMEGWTEDLVQGFYDTLFGHPATRKVFREGERPAREKTLRDWYLRTLRGPFNGQYFAWQALVGLVHVRRGVTNAMMAAMWNWLVEEVGRRARGHLSLEEARALEDAWRRLAFTVMALIAEEYLEAYLEALALAKGENPRAFLQQAQEMAATLLEGLKPA
- a CDS encoding zinc-binding dehydrogenase, with the translated sequence MQAWVQEKLGAPLARKEVEDPTPGPREVVLQVEAVGLNFADHLVRLGAYLTRFHPPFIPGMEVVGRVGDRRYAALVGQGGLAEKVKVPETALLPVPEGLSPEEAAAYPVSFLTSYLALRRAGARPGESVLVQAAAGALGTAAVQVAKALGLKVVAAASRPEKLALPKRLGADLTAFYEELPERVKALGGVDLLLEVRGKAVEESLNLLKPMGRLVYIGAAEGEVAPIPPLKLMRKNLTVMGFWLAPLLGERPLVDEALGFLLPRLGKALRPVVGQVFPFAQAEAAFQALLDRGHTGKIVVRL
- a CDS encoding ABC transporter substrate-binding protein, producing MRKIWAFLSVLLALAFAFPLTLTDDLGRSVTLKAPPKRVVSMLPSVTETVCALGACDRLVATDDYSDWPESVKRLPKAGGLYNPNPELIVSLKPDLVLVSRYGKLYETLERAGLTVFVVRTETYEDIFKTVRTLAQLLGLGSQGERLVAQIQKEVYQEEARAAKAKARPRVYYEIDPTPYTVGPESFIGVLIQKARGVNIVPKELGLFPKIAPEFVVEKNPEVIVATYPNARETIQSRPGWSRVRAVQAGRICVYTGGEDNLLSRPGPRVAQGLRLLVDCFHGR
- a CDS encoding extracellular solute-binding protein, which codes for MRKWLWVLGMALGLSALAQTGKLEIFSWWAGDEGPALEALIRLYKQKYPGVEVINATVTGGAGVNAKAVLKTRMLGGDPPDTFQVHAGMELIGTWVVANRMEDLTPLFRQEGWLQAFPKGLIDLISYKGGIWSVPVNIHRSNVMWYIPAKLREWGVNPPRTWAEFLATCETLKRKGLQAPLALGENWTQQHLWESVALAMLGADGWNNLWNGKLKFTDPKAVAVWETFGKVLDCANKDAAGLSWQQAVDRVVQGQAAFNIMGDWAAGYMATTLKLKPGTDFAWAPSPGTQGVFMMLSDSFGLPKGAKNRQNALNWLRLVGSKEGQDTFNPLKGSIAARLDSDPAKYNAYGQAAMRDWKSNRIVGSLVHGAVAPESFMSQFGTVMEIFLQTKSPQAAANAAQAIADQVGLGR
- a CDS encoding carbohydrate ABC transporter permease; the protein is MGRVILYAFLLLMAGFFLLPVYLVVLTALKEPAKITLDTVWHWPDPVYWESFRIAWEAFRPKFQNSLVLAISATLLSALVGALNGYVLAKWPFPGSNLLFALLLFGMFIPYQSILIPLFQFVKAIGLYGTLLGLILVHVIYGIPIVTLIFKNYYSEIPDELVEAARIDGAGFFGVFRHVILPLSAPAFVVVAIWQFTQIWNEFLFAVTLTRPESQPITVALAQLAGGEAVKWNLPMAGAILAALPTLLVYIFLGRYFLRGLLAGSVKG
- a CDS encoding 16S rRNA (uracil(1498)-N(3))-methyltransferase, whose translation is MRPHRAYSPGLSGVLSHRESRHLLQVLRAQVGDRFTVFDAEREALAEVVDLGPPVRYRILEERRPEREVGVEVVLYMALLKGDKLAEVVRMATELGATRIQPLITRHSVPKEMGEGKLRRLQAIALEAAKQSGRLRVPEVLPPIPLKAVPEVTQGLVAHVGASRLVREALDPEKPLALAVGPEGGFAEEEVELLEARGFTPVTLGRRILRAETAALALLALCTAGEGR
- a CDS encoding ornithine cyclodeaminase, whose product is MPSYLELAEAIRRVLLEGAVAPKRQVLPLPTGQFLVMPAADGEVAVCKLVVVEPGKTPMVQAEVWVRRLATGEVLHLPGEELTQRRTAALSLLAATLLAPRREGALLVVGPGAVGVAHLEAFAEAFPLTRVLVRGRGRERVLAFLERARALGLAAEAWTGDEVPEDVAFLVTATPSPTPVLPPRVPEGVFLAAVGSFRPEMREVPEALVAQAALYADTEDALMEAGELQGLARPVIPLREALLGRRGEGRFVLFKSVGHALFDLAAARAYLGL
- a CDS encoding AEC family transporter, with the translated sequence MPHMQALLNTVVPVALVVLAGYLLGRRVPMDLTTLSRLTLYLLVPALIFDAMYRAEYTREGLWGLTLGFALTYALLFLTIQGTGRLLGLSPQATKGLLVCSLFPNSGNMGLSLTYFALGEEGLRRAVVYFILSSVVMFGLGPAFIRGGGLRDGLRLTLSLPLFYALLLGLLLKALGLTLPFRLDEGVRLMGQAAIPVLLLTLGMQMGQTRFQVGAFEATASALRLLLAPLLAYGVGLALGLPRLEHQVLVLQSATPVAVNAFLLTREFGGDAPRVARSVVVSTFFAFLTVPLVLYLIGVR